Genomic DNA from Filimonas effusa:
AGCAACTACGATATCCGTGGTAACCGTAGGAATAACAACTATTCTACTTACCAATACGGATTTACCCTTGGCGGCCCCATCATCAAAGACAAACTGCATTACTTTATAGCCTGGGATCACCAGTTGGATCAGAGATCACTTGTTATTGCCGATGTTCAATCACCTACCGATGAGAATACTTTTGGTATTACCAAAACCACGCTCGACAATTTCGTTGCTGTAGCCAGAGAAAAGTATGGCGTCTCCAATAAGCCTCAATACGGCTCTTTCGACAAGAACCGTGGCTCCGATGCAGCTTTCCTTCGCCTCGACTGGCAAATCAACAGCAAAAACCTGCTGACTATTCGCGATAACTATACCAACGATCGAAACAAACTTGGCCTGGTTGATAACAGCGCCATTAACCTTTACGAAAGCACAGGTAACGATTTCAACAGGGATAACAGTTTGCTGGCAACCTTGCGTTCTTCACTTAATTCAAGTCTTACCAACGAATTGAAAGTACAGCACCTGTACACCTATCAAAGTAGTGAGCCCGGTGATGATCTTCCTAAAGGCAACATCCCAAGGGCTACTGTAGAAGACCTTGCATCCACTATTAATGGAAAGCCAAGAACTACTACTGTTCAAATTGGTGGACATCGCTTTGCCCAGGAAAGCTTCCGTAATCATGTGTTCCAGTTGGTCGACAACCTTTATTATAACACCAATAAGGTGAAATATACTTTCGGTATCGATCTGATGTACACCAATGCACATTCGAAATATGGAAGCGAAGTGAATGGCAGGTTTTACTATAGTGGAATGGATGCTTTTGTGAATAATACACCTTATCGCTATATGCGCGAAGTGCCGTTGATGGATGATCCCAGTGTTACAGGCAATATTCTCAATGCAGGCGCTTATGCACAAATGCAAACGACGCTGGCGACTGGTATAGATCTTACAGCAGGCTTACGTTTCGACTATGCGCACTATCCTAAATCTTCACTGAACCAAACGCTGGTCGACGAATTGAATATCCGTACCGACCGTAAATTGAAGTCGGCAGTGTTACAGCCACGTATCCAGTTGTCTTATGATATGAATGAAAAACATACCGATATCATCCGCCTTGGCGCTGGTATCTTCGCTTCCGATATCAACAACTATGTGCTTATTAATAACCTCGTATTCGATGGTAAACATTCTGCAACAGTAGATGTACGTTCTCCCAATTTACCCACGGCTGATTTTGTAGGCTACCGTAATGGCACTGCATCGATACCTACTTTGCCTGCATTCCAGTTGCCTACTATTAATACCAACGGCAATAATGCACGGGTACCTGTTCTGTATAAAGCCAACTTGTCCTATACGCACTACTTTACACCAAAATTGAAAGCCACCATTACCGGTTTTGCTACGCTTGGACGTAATAACTATATGTATGTAGACAGAAACATGGTAACGCAGCCGTTTTTCACATTGGCCGATGAAGCCAATCGCGGAGTATATGTTCCTGCCGATAAAATACCCGTTAAAAATGGCGCAGGCAATTGGTTGGATGGCCGTGTCTCTAATAAGTTCGGCCGTGTGCTTGAACTCGTTAGTGATGGAAAGGTAAACCAGTATGCGTTTGTCTTCGACGCTTCCTGGCAGTACCTGCGCGATGGTGATCTCTCTGTAAGTTATACCTATAACGATACTAAAGACAACACATCGTTTAATGGTAACGTAGCCAATACCGCCACACTTTCGTTACCGGTGAAAGACGATCCCCGTAACCTGAGCAGAATGACCTACTCCGATAACCAGTTCCGTCATAAAGTTGTGGTATTCGGTTCACTGCCTACCTTCTACGGTATTAGCGTAGGTATCCGCTTCTCAGGTATCGCAGGTACACGTTATACGCTTTTGTCCGGTGCTAACACCAATGCTGACTTCGTAGTAGGTTCTAATGATCTGGCTTTTATTTTTGATCCTAATAACCATACTGTTCCTCAGAACGTTCGTGATGGCTTGAATTCTATATTGAGTAACCCGGATGCCAGTAAGAGTATCAAAAACTATATCAATAAATATGCGGGCGGCATGGCGGAGAGAAATGGAGGTATTAATGGCTTTTATGGTACTTTTGATCTTAGAGTTGCCAAGAAATTTAAACTTTATAAAACGCATGCTTTGGAAGTCTCCGGCGATGTGTTTAATGTAGCCAATATGTTCAAAAAGAAATGGGGTGTGAGCAGGAACCTGGGTAATCAGGCTTTATATGCTGTAGGGATACCTAAAACAGATACTTCCCCTGAGGTGGCTGCATTTGATCAGAATGCCAAAAAATTCAATTACAGGGTGAATAACTCCGGTATTGCAGGTTTCTCCGGCGATCCTTTCCAGGTACAATTAGGTGTTCGGTATAGTTTTTAATGATAAAATAAGATAAGGATGAAAACGATTATGGTAATGGCAGCAGCAATTTCTCTCTCCATAGGGGCTTCGGCGCAACAGAAGGTGATCAAACAAGGGCACCGCGGATGCAGGGGATACCTGCCCGAAAACACCATCCCGGCAATGAGAAAAGCCCTCGATATGGGCTCCGGCGTGCTTGAACTCGACGTAGTAATATCCCACGATAAAAAGGTAGTGGTTTCTCATGATCCTTATATGTCTTCCGGCTTTATGCTGAAACCCAATGGCGATAGCATCTCTGCTGACGAAGCCAAAACGTTGGTGTTATACGGTATGGACTACAATGAAATTAAAAAGTACGATGCCGGCTCCAAACACAATGTACTCTTCCCCGAACAACAGAACTTCAGAACCTATAAACCATTGTTGTCCGAAATGATCGATTCTCTAGATAGCTACGCACGGGAAAAGAAACTGCCCATGCCACGCTATAACATCGAGATTAAATCACAACCCAAAACCGATAAGATAGAACAACCTGAACCCCAGGAGTTCGTTGACCTCGTAATGGAAGTTTGCAAGAGCCGTAAAATCCTCGACAGGATGAATATTCAGTCTTTCGACGTCCGCCCTTTGCAGTTGCTGCACAAACAGCAACCCGGTATAAAACTGGCTTACCTTACAGCCAATGCAAAATCGCTTGAAGAAAACCTGAACGATCTTGGATTCACTCCCAATTATTATAGTCCTTACTATAAAACAGTAACAGAGAACATCGTGAAGCTTTGCCACGAACAGGGTATGCAAATCATTCCCTGGACAGTAAATACCAAAGCCGAGATCGACGCACTTATCGCGTTGAAAGTAGATGGTATCATTACAGATTATCCTGGTTTATTTTAATACTTGGCACTGACTCAAAAAGCAGGCTATTGCAAAAAGCAATAAGCCTGCTTTTTTATTCCCAATTCTTAACCACCAGCTTGTAAGTAAAGTTTATTCTTTTATCGGAACGATCCCACGTCGCAACCTCGGCTTCCACCAGCGCTTTATGCTTCTTGCCGATATCACGAAGCGCATTCCCCACCGATTTTCTTAAATATTCACTTTCATGTGCTTTATGCTTACTAATCAGTTGTATCGCCACTAAAGGATGTGCTTTGAAATAAGGGCGCCCCGTCCATATCCGAAGCCCTTCCACTACAGCCCTGCATACATTGGCGTTTTTATCACCAAGCCAGCTTTTGATTGCAGGAAGCGATTGTTCATAACCGGTGTCCTTACAATACTGGTCAAAAGCTTTGGCGAGTATTTCCTGTACCTGCCAGCTTTCATCCAGGCTTACTTTCTTTAAAGTAGAAAGAACAGGTGTTTGGGCGCCCGCGATAAATCCAAGTATAAATACTCCTAACGACCGTATCTGGTAATGTTCACTTTGCAGGCATGCTTCCGCAAGCTGTTCAGAAGCCGCAATAGAATGGGAGGAAGTGATCTTCAGTGCTTCCGATTCAATAGCCTTGAATCCGTGTACTGTTGAAAGGAGATGGTTGAATTGTTCTTGCATATGCTGAAACAAATGCTGTTGAGAACATAAAGGTATATAAATAAAAACGGGCGTACCTGGTGGTGCGCCCGTTTTAAAAAGTTTGTTCTTCAATTACAATGCAAAGCGGAACGCTATACCTGCATAGAAATCGAAATTAGTGTCTGGTGTAAGCGAAAATGTTGGGTTTACATCAAACGCAATGTCAATAGGAGCGCCAGTGAATTTGTAATCAAGGCCGATAGTGCCTTTCAGAGCAAAAAGTACATCACTTTCTCCCTTGGTTACAAAACCCAGCCAGGCACCCGGACCAGTGTACCAATGCAGGCCTCGGGCTCCCTCAATGTTGCCATGCCACTCATACATACCTTCCAGCAACACAAAATTGCTCCTGAAATAAACACCGCCTTCAAGAGCAGTGTTGTTCTGCATGAAGTGTTTGATGTTGATACCGCCAATAGACCCGTCACCAAAATAACCTTTGGCGCCGATAGCGGTTTTGTAGTTGCTTCCCAGGTTTTGGGCTTTCGACTCGTTGCATACTGCAACAGCACACGCAAAAATGATAATTGCGACGATTTTTTTCATAGAAGACGTCTTTTTGTGAATTGTTAAAGGCTTTAACCAAAAAGCTTGCCAGTCTGCGGATTTTTGCCGGTTATTCCCTAAATTACGGGTCATCCTTGCCCTGAAAAAAACTCGGCTTTCCACGCCATCTACGAAAAAGAACGCTTTATATAGCCGTCTTGAAGCCGTTTTAAAGCTGCCTGGGTACCGCAACCACACATTATACCCGCTCCAGCGCAATCTTTATCAACCCTACCGCCTCTTTCACCTGTTCCGCAGTGATCAGCAGGGGAGGAGCAAACCGGATCTTATCCCCATGTGTAGGCTTGGCCAGCAAACCCAGCTCCTTTAAATGAAGACAGATATTCCACGCCGCTTCAGGATCAGCATGCTGTATCACAATCGCATTCAATAACCCCTTGCCTCTGATACTCCCTATCAATGGCGATTCCAGCGCCGCCAGCTCTTTGCGGAATAATTCTCCCATAATGGAAGCATTCTCCGCCATCTTTTCGTCTTTTAACACCCGCAGCGATTCCATCGCCACCGCACACGCCAGCGGATTACCCCCATAGGTAGAACCATGCTCCCCGGGCTGAATGGTTAGCATCACCTCATCATCAGCCAGTACCGCCGATACCGGCATGGTTCCGCCACTTAATGCCTTCCCCAATATTAAGATATCAGGTCGCACATCTTCATGATCACATGCCAGCATCCTGCCCGTACGCGCCAGGCCGGTTTGTATTTCGTCGGCAATAAATAATACATTATAACGGCTGCACAACGCCCTTACGCCCTTCAGGTAACCTGCTTCCGGAACTATCACACCAGCCTCTCCCTGTATCGGTTCTACCATAAAAGCAGCCACATGCGCATCCTGCAGCGCATTTTCCAGCGCCGCCAGATCATTATATGGAACCAGCTCAAAACCAGGCACATAAGGCCCAAATCCTTTATAACTGCTCGGATCGGTAGAAGAAGAAATCGCGGCAACAGTACGCCCCCAGAAATTCCCCTCCGCAAAAACGATCTTAGCCTTGTTCTCCGGAACGCCTTTCCGGTCATACGCCCAGCGCCGCGCCAGCTTGATAGCCGTTTCACCACCTTCAACACCGGTATTCATAGGTAAAACCTTCTCATAACCGAAATAGCTGGTAATGAACTGCGCATATTCACCCAGCAGGTTGCTGTGAAAAGCACGGGAGGTAAGTGTCAGTTGCTGCGCCTGGGCAGTTAAGGCCGCAATGATCCGTGGGTGGCAATGCCCTTGATTTACAGCAGAATAGCCGCTCAGAAAATCATAATAACGCTTGCCTTCCACATCCCATACAAATACGCCGGCGCCTTTTTCCAGCACCACGGGAAGCGGATGATAATTATGCGCACCATATTTCTCCTCCAGGTGCAGGTAATGCATTGTCTGTTCAGACATAAGTAGTCAATTGAAGCACGGCTATTAATAGCATGCCTTGTGAATAAAATGAAAATCGGGTAATGTGAAAACCGCTCTAAATAGCAATCGCCGGCAGTTGAATACCACCGTTTACTGGAATAAGGCTGATTGCCAATGGGTTATTTAAAGTGATGAAACCCCAAAGGGATGATCCAGGAAATCGAGGTTCATATGTAGAAAATGTAATATCATCGCGGTAAAACTACGAAATACCCGGTAAAATGTTCATAAATTGCAATCCCAAAGAAAAAATGCACCGGGTGTGAATAAAATCGCCAAAAAAAAGCGTTTTTGTTTTGTTATTCTCCGAATTATACCGACCTTTGCCGTCCCGAAAAAAATACTGTCATGGCTAGAGTTTGTCAGGTTACAGGGAAGAAGCCCCTCACAGGTAATAGTGTTTCTCACTCAAACATTAAAACCAAACGTCGTTTCTTACCCAATTTACAGACCAAACGTTTTTTCTTTGCTGAAGAAGACCGTTGGGTATCTTTGAAAGTGTCTACAGATGCACTGAGAACCATCAATAAAAATGGTCTTGCAACTGTAATTAAAGAATTGAGAGCTAAAGGCGAAAAGATCTAATCTTTCCACCGTTTAGACGTTAGTTATTAAAATATAAATTGCTTATATAATGGCAAAGAAAGGTAGCAGAGTTCAGGTGATCCTGGAGTGTA
This window encodes:
- a CDS encoding TonB-dependent receptor; protein product: MSKNLLTTLVALVLCFLFKHPIAAQTTQASISGTILSNEKKPLAEAVVSVRNEATGFHTSTHTNAQGVFTFKELPLGGPYTIKVTYVGFGEQKRTGYMLSQGDAIRVNLDMQTEASDLQVVEVVASGLKNKTENIGAATAISARTMNKLPVNGRNFTSLMDLSPLSRGGSIAGQLGSSVNYTIDGMNAKNPTSAGSTTSRSGAPYSISIEAVREFKVVTNQYDVTYGRAGGGTVSAVTKSGTNTVSGSAFTYMRANGLASNYDIRGNRRNNNYSTYQYGFTLGGPIIKDKLHYFIAWDHQLDQRSLVIADVQSPTDENTFGITKTTLDNFVAVAREKYGVSNKPQYGSFDKNRGSDAAFLRLDWQINSKNLLTIRDNYTNDRNKLGLVDNSAINLYESTGNDFNRDNSLLATLRSSLNSSLTNELKVQHLYTYQSSEPGDDLPKGNIPRATVEDLASTINGKPRTTTVQIGGHRFAQESFRNHVFQLVDNLYYNTNKVKYTFGIDLMYTNAHSKYGSEVNGRFYYSGMDAFVNNTPYRYMREVPLMDDPSVTGNILNAGAYAQMQTTLATGIDLTAGLRFDYAHYPKSSLNQTLVDELNIRTDRKLKSAVLQPRIQLSYDMNEKHTDIIRLGAGIFASDINNYVLINNLVFDGKHSATVDVRSPNLPTADFVGYRNGTASIPTLPAFQLPTINTNGNNARVPVLYKANLSYTHYFTPKLKATITGFATLGRNNYMYVDRNMVTQPFFTLADEANRGVYVPADKIPVKNGAGNWLDGRVSNKFGRVLELVSDGKVNQYAFVFDASWQYLRDGDLSVSYTYNDTKDNTSFNGNVANTATLSLPVKDDPRNLSRMTYSDNQFRHKVVVFGSLPTFYGISVGIRFSGIAGTRYTLLSGANTNADFVVGSNDLAFIFDPNNHTVPQNVRDGLNSILSNPDASKSIKNYINKYAGGMAERNGGINGFYGTFDLRVAKKFKLYKTHALEVSGDVFNVANMFKKKWGVSRNLGNQALYAVGIPKTDTSPEVAAFDQNAKKFNYRVNNSGIAGFSGDPFQVQLGVRYSF
- a CDS encoding glycerophosphodiester phosphodiesterase family protein, translated to MKTIMVMAAAISLSIGASAQQKVIKQGHRGCRGYLPENTIPAMRKALDMGSGVLELDVVISHDKKVVVSHDPYMSSGFMLKPNGDSISADEAKTLVLYGMDYNEIKKYDAGSKHNVLFPEQQNFRTYKPLLSEMIDSLDSYAREKKLPMPRYNIEIKSQPKTDKIEQPEPQEFVDLVMEVCKSRKILDRMNIQSFDVRPLQLLHKQQPGIKLAYLTANAKSLEENLNDLGFTPNYYSPYYKTVTENIVKLCHEQGMQIIPWTVNTKAEIDALIALKVDGIITDYPGLF
- a CDS encoding DNA alkylation repair protein, which produces MQEQFNHLLSTVHGFKAIESEALKITSSHSIAASEQLAEACLQSEHYQIRSLGVFILGFIAGAQTPVLSTLKKVSLDESWQVQEILAKAFDQYCKDTGYEQSLPAIKSWLGDKNANVCRAVVEGLRIWTGRPYFKAHPLVAIQLISKHKAHESEYLRKSVGNALRDIGKKHKALVEAEVATWDRSDKRINFTYKLVVKNWE
- the rocD gene encoding ornithine--oxo-acid transaminase, producing the protein MSEQTMHYLHLEEKYGAHNYHPLPVVLEKGAGVFVWDVEGKRYYDFLSGYSAVNQGHCHPRIIAALTAQAQQLTLTSRAFHSNLLGEYAQFITSYFGYEKVLPMNTGVEGGETAIKLARRWAYDRKGVPENKAKIVFAEGNFWGRTVAAISSSTDPSSYKGFGPYVPGFELVPYNDLAALENALQDAHVAAFMVEPIQGEAGVIVPEAGYLKGVRALCSRYNVLFIADEIQTGLARTGRMLACDHEDVRPDILILGKALSGGTMPVSAVLADDEVMLTIQPGEHGSTYGGNPLACAVAMESLRVLKDEKMAENASIMGELFRKELAALESPLIGSIRGKGLLNAIVIQHADPEAAWNICLHLKELGLLAKPTHGDKIRFAPPLLITAEQVKEAVGLIKIALERV
- the rpmB gene encoding 50S ribosomal protein L28, producing the protein MARVCQVTGKKPLTGNSVSHSNIKTKRRFLPNLQTKRFFFAEEDRWVSLKVSTDALRTINKNGLATVIKELRAKGEKI